A window of Thioalbus denitrificans genomic DNA:
TTTCAGCCTTGAACATGCTTGGCAGGCACACCCTGAGAATCAACGTTAATTCACGTCAATCTGCGGTTAATTCCTGATCACCAACGGTCAGCCCCTCCCTACAGCCAGCGCTTGCGGCGGCGGTAGGACTTGAGGTTCTTGAAGGATTTGCGCTCGTCGTCGCCGCCGCCGAGGTAGAACTCCTTGACGTCCTCGTTGTTGAGGAGCTCTTCGCGGGTGCCGTCGAGGACGATCTTGCCCGATTCCATGATGTAGCCGTAGCTGGCCTGGCGCAGGGCCATGTTGGCGTTCTGCTCCACCAGCAGCATGGTGATGCCCTGCTCGCGGTTGATGGTCCGGATGATGTTGAACACCTCCTTGACCAGCAGCGGAGACAGGCCCATGGAGGGCTCGTCGAGCAGGATCATGCGCGGACGCGCCATCAGGGCGCGGCCGATGGCGAGCATCTGCTGCTCGCCGCCGGAGAGGTAGCCGGCGAGGCCCGTGCGCTCCCTGAGGCGGGGGAAGTAGTCGAACACCATCTCGATGTCGTCCTTCACCCCCTTGTCCCGGCGGGTATAGGCGCCGAGGCGGAGGTTCTCGATGACGGTCATGTCCTCGACGATGCGCCGGCCCTCCATCACCTGGAAGATGCCGCGCCGGACGATCTCCTCGGGAGCGCGGTTGTTGATGGTCTCGCCCATGAAGGTGACCTGGCCCCGGGTCACCTCCCCGTCCTCGGTGCGCAGCAGCCCGGAGATGGCCTTCAGGGTGGTGGACTTGCCCGCGCCGTTGGGGCCGAGCAGGGTCACGATGGCTCCCTCCGGCACCTCCAGGCTCACGCCCCGCAGCACCAGGATCACCTCGTCGTAGACCACCTCGATGTTGTTGACGGTAAGGATCGGCTCCTTCGTCTCCGCCCGGGTCGCCGCTTCAGCCATATGCCACCTCAGTGGGTTCTGATCCAACCGCAAACCGCAGATTGGGGAACAATCGATCTACCGCAGATTGGCGTTGATTTGCGCTGATTTTGCACTCGCTTCAAACGGGGCCGCTGCCGGATCCTCGCCCGGCACACGCAGGCCGCTTGTCCTGTCATGGCGATGGACAACGCCAACCACCCTCGGAAGCTGTCTCTCTTCCACAGTTCTCGCGGACACCACCATGCAAACACCAATCAACGCAAATCTGCGGTTGAATCCCTAAAGAAAAGCGGGCGGCGCGGGGCCGCCCGCCGGTCGCTTACCAGCCGAGCCACTCGGGGCGGCGTTCGAGGGTCGCGGTGTAGACGTTCTCGAAGCCGTTCGGGGTGCTCTTGTAGACCAGCACCTGGTTGGTGCCGCGATGATCATCGGGAGTCCAGGTGGAGGGCAGGCAGACGCCTTCCAGCCCGGCCGGGACGTGGTCGGTCATCTGCTCCATGGCCGCCTTGATGTTGGTGCCGGTGACACCGCCGTCCATCTTCTCGGCCGCGAGCATGGCGTCATGCATGAAGAATACGCCGCAGACCGCGCGCATGTAGTGAAGCACGCGCGCCTCGTTGCCGGAAGGATCGGACATCCTGGACACGGCGCGCACGGTCTCCATGCCGGGCGCGTCGGAGTTCCAGCCGGCGGCGCCCACCACCCAGGCGATGCCGTAGCCGGCGTCACCCGCCGCGGCCTGGGCATTCTCGTCCCAGCCCCAGACGTTGGAGATGAACTGGGTGTCGACGCCCACGGTGGCGCAGGACTTCACCAGGGAGATGTTGGAGCCGGAGGTGTTGGCCAGGTAGGCGTAGTTGGCGCCGGACTCCTTCAAGGACAGGCACTGGGCCTTGAAGTCACCGGGCTTGAGGGAGTAGACGATGGGATTGAGCACCTCGAAGCCGAGCTCCTCGGCATAGGCGGCGCAGGCCTCCTTGGGGGCGTTCGGGTAGGGGTGGTTGTCGCCCATGTGCACGAACTTGGGCTTGCCCTCGCCGCCCTTGGCCTTCCAGTCCTCGGACGCCCACTGCACCACGCCGCGGCAGCCGTCGGAGTAGGACGGTCCGTAGAAGAAGTTGTAGGGCGCGGCGGCCTTGGTGCGCTCCGACTTACCCATGGGATCGGTCAGGTGGCCGGAGTAGGAGGCGGACATGAAGAAGACCTCGTCATTGGTGACGAACTTCACCAGCGCCTC
This region includes:
- a CDS encoding ABC transporter substrate-binding protein gives rise to the protein MNKCVIPAAMAAALAGLMAGTASAADSITVGHLAAYTGPTSDVGKPYGQGIADAMNYINANGGIDGSQLSFETVDYSYNAPQAIATYKRWMASNPAPVAIQGWGTADTEALVKFVTNDEVFFMSASYSGHLTDPMGKSERTKAAAPYNFFYGPSYSDGCRGVVQWASEDWKAKGGEGKPKFVHMGDNHPYPNAPKEACAAYAEELGFEVLNPIVYSLKPGDFKAQCLSLKESGANYAYLANTSGSNISLVKSCATVGVDTQFISNVWGWDENAQAAAGDAGYGIAWVVGAAGWNSDAPGMETVRAVSRMSDPSGNEARVLHYMRAVCGVFFMHDAMLAAEKMDGGVTGTNIKAAMEQMTDHVPAGLEGVCLPSTWTPDDHRGTNQVLVYKSTPNGFENVYTATLERRPEWLGW
- a CDS encoding ABC transporter ATP-binding protein, which encodes MAEAATRAETKEPILTVNNIEVVYDEVILVLRGVSLEVPEGAIVTLLGPNGAGKSTTLKAISGLLRTEDGEVTRGQVTFMGETINNRAPEEIVRRGIFQVMEGRRIVEDMTVIENLRLGAYTRRDKGVKDDIEMVFDYFPRLRERTGLAGYLSGGEQQMLAIGRALMARPRMILLDEPSMGLSPLLVKEVFNIIRTINREQGITMLLVEQNANMALRQASYGYIMESGKIVLDGTREELLNNEDVKEFYLGGGDDERKSFKNLKSYRRRKRWL